Genomic DNA from Streptomyces sp. NBC_01571:
CTCGAAGCCGTCGTTCAGCAGCACCGAGAGCTCGTCGAAGGCGATGTCGGCTCCGGTGGCCTCGATCAGGAAGTTGGCGCTGCGGGTCATGGGGCCGCCGACGACCACCTGGCGCCAGGAGTCGTCGAGGGTGTGCCCGAGAGTCCTGAAGATCTCGACCTCGACGTCCCACCAGAAGCCCTCGGTGTCCACCAGGGTGCCGTCCATGTCGAGGAGTACGGCTTGCAGTGCGGAGCCTTCGGCCGTACGGGTACCGAGCGCGGGGACCGTGCTGGTCATCCTGGCGCACCTCCTTGGGGGACGATCAGGCCGGTCACCCTTCGAAGAGCGAAGGGCGACCGGCCTGCGGTGGACCGACCAGTGTACGTCGCCCGTGGCCGGAGTGCCTCCCGACACCCGCGCGGCGCGTGGCGCGGCGTCCGTCCGGCGTTTCCGCCGGACGGACGGCACGAAGGGACCGGCACCCCGTGGTGCCGCGGCGGGCACCGTCTGCGCCACGGGGCGCACGGTGCCTGGCACGGCACTGGGGCGTGTCCGCGACGTCGCGCCCGCCTCCCGGCGTCCGGCACGCTCCCCCACTGCCTCAAGGGCGTGGGAGGTGCCCCCACTCGCCGCACCGGACACAGCGCCGAGTGCCGGTTCCAGTGCCGTGCCCGTCGCACCGACAGCACGCACCGGACGCGGCATGTCACCCAGACCGGCGATCCGGTACCGCACGAACCGCGCTCGCCAGCGGCCCACCGCATGGGGAGTCGAGCCGAGTCGAGCCGCCACGTCTTTGTTCGAAGCGCCGTCGGCGCAGGCCAGGATGATCCGACACCCAGGGCCCACGCCTGCGGCGTGGAACGGCGCCGCACCCACCCCTCGAGCGCAGCCCGCTCCTCGTCCGACAACGTCAACTCGGCCTTCGGCCGCCCCGTCCGCGCCATACCGCAGGCCTGCACATCTGAACAGAGTTCCTGACTCAGATGACTAGCGCGCGTTGAAGTACTTCGCCTCGGGATGGTGGATCACGATGGCGTCCGTGGACTGCTCGGGGTGCAGCTGGAACTCCTCGGAGAGGTGGACACCGATGCGCTCGGGCTCGAGCAGCTCGGCGATCTTCGCGCGGTCCTCCAGGTCGGGGCAGGCGCCGTAGCCGAGGGAGAACCGGGCGCCCCGGTACTTGAGGGCGAACATGTCCTCTACGGCCGCCGGGTCCTCCCCCGCGAAGCCGAGCTCCGAACGGACGCGGGCGTGCCAGTACTCGGCGAGCGCCTCCGCCAACTGCACGGACAAGCCGTGCAGTTCGAGGTAGTCGCGGTAGGAGTTCGACTCGAAGAGCTTGGCGGTCTCCTCGCCGATCCGGGAACCGACGGTGACGACCTGGAGGCCGACGACATCCGTCTCGCCGGACTCCTCGGGACGGAAGAAGTCGGCCAGGCACAGCCGCCGTCCGCGGCGCTGGCGCGGGAAGGTGAACCGGGTCCGCTCGTTGCCCTGCTCGTCCAGCAGGATCAGGTCGTCGTCCTTGGACACGCACGGGAAGTAGCCGTAGACGACGGCCGCTTCGAGCAGGTTGTCGGTCTGCAGCTTGTCCAGCAGCCCGCGCAGCCGGGGCCGGCCCTCGGTCTCGACGAGCTCCTCGTACGTCGGTCCCTCGCCCGTACGGGCCTGCTTGAGACCCCACTGGCCCTTGAACAGCGCGCCCTCGTCCAGCCAGGACGCGTACTCCTTGAGCTGGATGCCCTTGATGACACGGGTGCCCCAGAACGGCGGAGTGGGCACGGGGTTGTCGACGGCGATGTCGGAGCGGATGTGCCCCTCCTCCGGGCGCTCCTCAATAACGGTCTGCGGGGCGGCGGCCCGCACCCGGCGCTGCTTCAGTTCCGGCAGCACGGCGCCGGGCACGCCCCGCTTGACCCCGATCAGCGCGTCCATCAGGCGCAGGCCCTCGAACGCGTCGCGGGCGTAGCGGACCTCGCCCTCGTAGATCTCGTACAGGTCCTGTTCGACGTATGCCCTGGTCAGGGCCGCGCCGCCGAGGATGACCGGGTAGTCGGCGGACAGGCCGCGCTGGTTGAGCTCCTCCAGGTTCTCCTTCATGATCACCGTGGACTTGACCAGCAGGCCGGACATGCCGATGACGTCGGCCCGGTGCTCCTCGGCGGCGTCCAGGATCGCGGAGACCGGCTGCTTGATGCCGAGGTTGACGACGTTGTAGCCGTTGTTGGACAGGATGATGTCGACGAGGTTCTTGCCGATGTCGTGGACGTCTCCGCGAACGGTGGCCAGGACGATGGTGCCCTTGCCCTCGGCGTCCGACTTCTCCATGTGCGGTTCGAGGAAGGCCACCGCGGACTTCATGACCTCGGCGGACTGGAGCACGAACGGCAGTTGCATCTGGCCGGAGCCGAACAGTTCGCCGACCACCTTCATGCCGTCGAGCAGCGTCTCGTTGACGATGTCGAGGGCGGGGCGGTCCTGGAGGGCCTCGGCGAGGTCGTCCTCCAGTCCGTTCTTCTCGCCGTCGATGATGCGCCGCTTGAGCCGTTCGTCCAGGGGCAGCGCGGCGAGCTCCTCGGCCCTGCCCGCCTTCAGCGACTTGGTGGTGGCGCCCTCGAACAGCGCCATCAGCTTCTGCAGCGGGTCGTATCCCTCGGCGCGCCGGTCGTAGATGAGGTCGAGGGCGGTGGTGACCTGTTCGTCGTCGAAGCGTGCGATGGGCAGGATCTTGCTCGCGTGCACGATCGCGGAGTCGAGGCCCGCCTTGACGCACTCGTCGAGGAAGACCGAGTTGAGCAGGACGCGGGCGGCCGGGTTGAGGCCGAAGGAGATGTTCGAAAGGCCCAGCGTGGTCTGGACGTCGGGGCGGCGGCGCTTCAGCTCGCGGATCGCCTCGATCGTCGCGATGCCGTCCTTGCGGGACTCCTCCTGGCCGGTGCAGATGGTGAAGGTCAGGGTGTCGATGAGGATGTCCGACTCGTGGATGCCCCAGTTCGCCGTCAGGTCCTCGATCAGCCGTTCGGCGATGGCGACCTTGGTCTCGACGGTGCGGGCCTGGCCCTCCTCGTCGATGGTCAGCGCGATCAGCGCGGCGCCGTGCTCCCGGGCGAGCCGGGTCACCTTCGCGAAGCGCGACTCGGGACCGTCGCCGTCCTCGTAGTTGACGGAGTTGATGACGGCCCGGCCGCCGAGCTTCTCCAGGCCGGCGCGGATGACCTCGACCTCGGTCGAGTCGAGGACGATCGGCAGCGTCGAGGCGGTGGCGAAACGTCCGGCGAGCTCCTCCATGTCCGCGACGCCGTCCCGGCCGACGTAGTCGACGCAGAGGTCGAGCATGTGGGCGCCCTCGCGGATCTGGTCGCGGGCCATCTCCACGCAGTCGTCCCAGCGTCCCGCGAGCATCGCCTCACGGAACTTCTTCGAACCGTTGGC
This window encodes:
- the metH gene encoding methionine synthase, which codes for MASLPNPSPPSELAENRTRIAALREALADRVVVADGAMGTMLQAQDPTLEDFENLEGCNEILNLTRPDIVRSVHTAYFDVGVDCVETNTFGANHSAMAEYDIADRVLELSEAGARLAREVADDFAARDGRRRWVLGSIGPGTKLPTLGHVAYGTLRDGFQANAEGLIAGGADALIVETTQDLLQTKASLLGARRAMEALGLDLPLLCSMAFETTGTMLLGSEIGAALTALEPLGIDMIGLNCSTGPAEMSEHLRYLTRHSRIPLLCMPNAGLPVLTKDGAHFPLGPEGLADAQENFVRDYGLSLVGGCCGTTPEHLRQLVERVRGVEPTGRHPQPEPGAASLYQTVPFRQDTAYMAIGERTNANGSKKFREAMLAGRWDDCVEMARDQIREGAHMLDLCVDYVGRDGVADMEELAGRFATASTLPIVLDSTEVEVIRAGLEKLGGRAVINSVNYEDGDGPESRFAKVTRLAREHGAALIALTIDEEGQARTVETKVAIAERLIEDLTANWGIHESDILIDTLTFTICTGQEESRKDGIATIEAIRELKRRRPDVQTTLGLSNISFGLNPAARVLLNSVFLDECVKAGLDSAIVHASKILPIARFDDEQVTTALDLIYDRRAEGYDPLQKLMALFEGATTKSLKAGRAEELAALPLDERLKRRIIDGEKNGLEDDLAEALQDRPALDIVNETLLDGMKVVGELFGSGQMQLPFVLQSAEVMKSAVAFLEPHMEKSDAEGKGTIVLATVRGDVHDIGKNLVDIILSNNGYNVVNLGIKQPVSAILDAAEEHRADVIGMSGLLVKSTVIMKENLEELNQRGLSADYPVILGGAALTRAYVEQDLYEIYEGEVRYARDAFEGLRLMDALIGVKRGVPGAVLPELKQRRVRAAAPQTVIEERPEEGHIRSDIAVDNPVPTPPFWGTRVIKGIQLKEYASWLDEGALFKGQWGLKQARTGEGPTYEELVETEGRPRLRGLLDKLQTDNLLEAAVVYGYFPCVSKDDDLILLDEQGNERTRFTFPRQRRGRRLCLADFFRPEESGETDVVGLQVVTVGSRIGEETAKLFESNSYRDYLELHGLSVQLAEALAEYWHARVRSELGFAGEDPAAVEDMFALKYRGARFSLGYGACPDLEDRAKIAELLEPERIGVHLSEEFQLHPEQSTDAIVIHHPEAKYFNAR